From a single Syntrophorhabdaceae bacterium genomic region:
- a CDS encoding NAD(P)-dependent oxidoreductase, whose product MGDQLSKRIALIGGAGFIGHNLALALAKRGHDVHVVDSFFVNNLLHFSATNNNMHNREFYLRMINQRTELLNKANIPIHVQDAREYYQLTHTLRLIKPQVIVLLAAVAHADRSNKDPYSTFDHSFRTLENALDFARNTEYPAEHFIYFSSSMVYGHFKSGFVTEETHCEPIGIYGALKFGGEKLVIAYNQVFGLPYTIVRPSALYGERCVSRRVVQIFLENAIQGQDIRVNGDGSDRLDFTYIGDLVSGITKVIENENSRNHIFNLTYGESRSISDLATLVSQKFPHISINYVPKDNLTPDRGTLSVDKAKRMIGYDPQFPIEKGLAKYLDWYKSFVE is encoded by the coding sequence ATGGGTGATCAACTTTCGAAGCGAATAGCATTGATTGGAGGAGCAGGTTTCATAGGCCATAACCTGGCATTGGCACTTGCAAAGAGGGGTCACGATGTCCACGTTGTGGACAGCTTTTTTGTGAACAATCTCCTCCATTTTTCCGCTACGAATAATAATATGCATAACCGCGAGTTCTACTTGAGGATGATCAATCAGCGCACGGAGCTGCTGAACAAAGCGAATATTCCAATTCATGTTCAGGATGCACGGGAATATTATCAATTGACTCATACTCTAAGGCTTATTAAGCCACAGGTTATCGTTCTTCTCGCGGCTGTGGCACACGCCGACCGATCGAATAAGGATCCTTACAGTACGTTTGATCATAGCTTTCGAACGCTTGAGAATGCTCTGGATTTCGCCAGAAACACTGAATACCCCGCGGAACACTTCATCTATTTCTCCTCGAGCATGGTTTACGGCCACTTTAAGTCAGGGTTTGTGACTGAAGAAACCCACTGCGAACCCATTGGTATTTACGGGGCTCTTAAATTTGGGGGTGAAAAACTCGTTATTGCCTATAATCAGGTCTTCGGTCTGCCGTACACGATTGTAAGGCCGTCTGCTCTATACGGGGAACGTTGCGTGAGCAGAAGAGTAGTACAGATATTTCTTGAAAATGCTATCCAGGGACAAGACATCAGGGTTAACGGAGACGGGTCAGATCGGCTGGATTTCACGTACATTGGTGATCTTGTCAGTGGGATAACAAAAGTCATTGAAAATGAAAATTCGAGAAATCATATCTTCAATTTAACGTATGGCGAATCAAGATCAATTAGCGACCTCGCTACGCTTGTATCTCAGAAGTTTCCTCACATATCTATTAACTATGTACCTAAAGATAACCTTACTCCCGATCGAGGTACGCTGTCAGTGGACAAGGCGAAGAGAATGATCGGCTACGATCCTCAATTTCCTATTGAAAAGGGCTTGGCAAAATACCTGGATTGGTATAAGAGTTTTGTGGAGTGA
- a CDS encoding NTP transferase domain-containing protein gives MNTKIGAIIQARMSSKRFPGKVLYEVKGKPLIQYIIESLQQCRAVNEMVVATSSDESDTPIEIFCDERGICCFRGNLLNVADRFRETALKFGYDGFVRINGDSPVIDYRLIDRAVSIFCEGDYDVVTNVLVRTFPKGQSVEVLKTSSFVEACMNLSDDDDREHVTRYLYRNADHYRIYNIQSSRNYSTVQLSVDTREDMERFKALINRMNRFHWEYTVDELVSIRSSLS, from the coding sequence ATGAATACGAAAATTGGTGCGATTATACAAGCCAGGATGAGTTCAAAAAGGTTTCCGGGCAAGGTTCTTTATGAGGTTAAGGGCAAACCTCTCATTCAGTATATTATTGAAAGCTTGCAACAATGCCGGGCAGTGAACGAAATGGTTGTCGCGACTTCTTCAGATGAAAGCGACACGCCAATAGAAATCTTTTGTGATGAGAGGGGTATTTGCTGTTTTCGAGGGAATTTACTCAACGTTGCCGACCGGTTTAGAGAGACTGCGCTAAAGTTTGGCTATGACGGATTTGTGCGAATAAACGGTGATAGCCCGGTCATAGACTATCGGCTCATAGACAGGGCCGTATCGATTTTCTGCGAAGGAGATTACGACGTAGTGACAAATGTTTTAGTACGTACCTTTCCGAAAGGGCAATCGGTGGAAGTACTCAAAACGAGTAGTTTTGTCGAGGCGTGCATGAATCTTAGCGACGATGATGATCGCGAGCACGTTACACGATATTTGTATAGGAACGCGGACCATTACAGAATCTATAATATTCAATCGAGCAGAAACTACAGTACTGTTCAACTATCCGTTGATACCAGAGAAGATATGGAGCGCTTCAAGGCTTTGATCAATAGGATGAACAGATTTCATTGGGAATACACGGTCGACGAGTTGGTATCGATCCGTTCTTCATTGAGTTAG
- a CDS encoding Gfo/Idh/MocA family oxidoreductase, with translation MLSVGIIGLGVGEQHIAGYESHPGCKVTMLCDISHEKREMATAKYPRVKVVDDPHLVLRNPEIDVVSIASYDNYHHAQTMEALKHDKHVFVEKPLCLFDYEAKEIRSSLNEKPHLKMSSNFILRKSPRFIRLKDMIGEGTFGDLYYVEGDYNYGRIHKITDGWRGQIDFYSVMYGGGSHIVDLLLWLTGGEVEEVVAYGNGIATEGTKFRYNDMCVGLLKFKSGMIGKVSANFGCVFPHFHALTLYGKKASYINDFEYGKLYTSRESGTGFEKISDAYASVHKGRLIYEFIDSIANGSAGGVMINEVFKCMSVCFALEKSVSSANPVTVEYI, from the coding sequence ATGTTAAGCGTCGGAATTATAGGATTAGGAGTGGGAGAACAACACATCGCAGGATACGAGAGCCATCCGGGTTGCAAGGTGACAATGTTGTGCGACATCTCGCACGAGAAGCGTGAGATGGCAACGGCGAAATACCCCCGGGTGAAGGTAGTCGATGATCCCCACCTTGTGCTTCGCAACCCCGAAATCGATGTTGTTTCCATCGCGTCATATGACAACTATCATCACGCACAGACCATGGAAGCTCTGAAGCATGATAAGCATGTTTTCGTTGAAAAACCTTTGTGTCTTTTTGATTATGAGGCAAAAGAGATTCGATCCTCACTGAACGAGAAACCTCATCTCAAAATGTCATCGAATTTTATCCTTCGCAAATCCCCAAGGTTTATCCGGTTGAAGGACATGATAGGTGAAGGGACCTTTGGTGACCTCTATTACGTTGAAGGCGACTATAATTATGGAAGAATCCATAAAATTACTGATGGATGGCGCGGACAAATTGATTTTTATTCAGTCATGTATGGCGGTGGATCGCACATCGTGGATCTTTTGCTGTGGTTAACAGGCGGTGAAGTTGAAGAAGTTGTGGCGTACGGGAATGGCATTGCCACAGAGGGAACCAAATTTAGATATAATGATATGTGCGTGGGGCTTCTCAAATTTAAGAGCGGTATGATCGGAAAAGTTTCTGCCAACTTCGGGTGCGTGTTTCCTCATTTCCATGCACTCACACTTTACGGCAAGAAAGCAAGCTATATAAATGATTTTGAATATGGGAAACTTTACACATCACGAGAGTCGGGCACGGGCTTTGAGAAGATCTCCGACGCATACGCTTCAGTGCACAAAGGCCGGCTGATATACGAGTTTATCGATTCAATAGCGAATGGTTCGGCGGGAGGAGTCATGATCAACGAGGTCTTTAAGTGCATGTCAGTCTGCTTCGCCCTGGAGAAGTCGGTCTCATCTGCCAATCCGGTAACAGTTGAATATATATAG
- a CDS encoding acyltransferase, with the protein MRNKVRTLYWRCFLKLKGATVGRNFQVAGPVDVLLRDGASWSNLTIGDNVSFTGRTYIRMRKNGRIILGNGVRLGTEVWLVTANESELNVGNNAILNNYSIFNGGHGLKIGRYCIFAAFVYINSSDHNFRKDEFIQKQGFFGAPIEIGEDVWLGGHLFVGKGVKIGDGAIVGAGSVVTSDIPEYTIAYGSPAKVVRNRE; encoded by the coding sequence ATGAGAAACAAAGTTAGGACGTTGTACTGGCGATGCTTTCTTAAACTTAAGGGGGCGACGGTAGGCAGGAACTTTCAGGTAGCCGGGCCCGTTGATGTATTACTGCGTGACGGCGCCTCCTGGAGTAACTTGACAATAGGTGATAACGTCTCGTTCACAGGCAGAACGTATATCAGGATGAGAAAGAATGGGAGGATAATCCTTGGAAATGGTGTAAGATTGGGAACAGAGGTGTGGCTCGTAACAGCAAATGAGAGCGAGCTGAATGTCGGGAACAACGCAATACTGAACAATTATAGCATTTTCAATGGCGGGCACGGACTCAAGATAGGCCGTTACTGCATTTTTGCTGCCTTTGTGTATATAAATTCGTCCGATCACAATTTCAGGAAGGATGAGTTTATTCAGAAACAAGGATTTTTCGGGGCTCCCATAGAGATCGGGGAAGATGTATGGCTCGGTGGCCATCTTTTTGTGGGCAAAGGCGTCAAAATAGGTGACGGAGCAATTGTCGGCGCAGGTTCGGTTGTTACATCCGACATACCCGAGTACACGATAGCTTACGGAAGTCCTGCCAAGGTTGTAAGGAACAGGGAATAG
- a CDS encoding N-acetyl sugar amidotransferase, whose protein sequence is MKYCSECLMPDTKPYVQFDRDGVCSACLAHRQKNVYLDGIDWEERENLFNEIVLDAKSKNAPFYDVLVPVSGGKDSITQVHYLLKYDLRILAVNVDYGIKTEIGRHNLSLIPEMGANLIIYRPEQQLHKRLIRIGLEEYGDPDLLSHTMLHGYPLHCALQFNIPLVVLGENSAFEYSGESKTAQGYSMTREWFSKYAANQGRDASFVSRHYDIPISRLRLYDFPDEIEQSKTKTVFLSYFYHWDSEKHLDIARQYGFKTLDAPGEGTYRNYVGIDEKINRIHQYLKVLKFGYGRATDHACEDIRNGRLTREEAKILVKEHDLKNLSDYFIDDFIHYVGYEKDTFLAILEKFRNHNTWKKGEDNQWYIPNHLGQA, encoded by the coding sequence ATGAAATATTGCTCTGAGTGCCTGATGCCGGACACCAAACCATACGTGCAATTCGATCGGGATGGGGTCTGCAGCGCGTGTCTCGCCCACAGGCAAAAAAATGTATACCTCGATGGAATAGACTGGGAGGAAAGAGAGAACCTCTTCAATGAAATCGTCCTGGATGCCAAGTCAAAGAACGCACCATTCTATGATGTCCTGGTTCCGGTAAGCGGGGGAAAGGACAGCATCACGCAGGTGCATTATTTGTTGAAGTATGACCTCCGTATCCTTGCCGTAAATGTGGACTACGGTATTAAGACTGAGATTGGGCGGCACAATTTAAGCCTCATACCTGAGATGGGGGCCAATCTCATCATCTATCGGCCTGAACAGCAGCTCCATAAACGACTTATCCGAATCGGACTCGAAGAATACGGCGACCCCGATCTATTAAGTCACACCATGCTTCATGGCTACCCTCTTCATTGCGCGCTTCAGTTCAACATACCCCTTGTCGTACTGGGAGAGAATTCCGCCTTTGAATACAGTGGAGAGAGTAAGACTGCACAGGGTTATTCGATGACAAGGGAATGGTTCTCGAAATATGCAGCAAACCAGGGACGCGATGCTTCATTTGTTTCAAGGCATTACGATATCCCCATAAGCCGCCTCAGACTTTATGATTTTCCTGACGAGATTGAGCAGTCAAAAACCAAGACCGTATTCCTTAGCTATTTTTATCACTGGGATTCGGAAAAGCACCTCGACATTGCTAGACAATACGGCTTCAAGACATTAGATGCCCCTGGGGAGGGGACCTATCGCAACTATGTTGGAATTGACGAGAAAATTAATAGAATTCATCAGTACTTGAAAGTGCTCAAATTTGGCTATGGAAGAGCGACCGATCATGCCTGCGAAGATATACGCAATGGGAGACTCACGAGAGAGGAAGCAAAAATACTCGTGAAAGAACACGATCTCAAGAATCTTTCCGATTACTTTATTGATGATTTTATCCACTACGTGGGCTATGAAAAGGATACGTTCCTGGCCATCCTGGAGAAGTTTCGTAACCATAACACATGGAAGAAGGGCGAAGATAATCAATGGTATATACCGAATCACCTGGGGCAAGCGTGA
- the asnB gene encoding asparagine synthase (glutamine-hydrolyzing) has product MCGIAGFVGGRKIGEEAVVRTLSVMKNRGPDNQSYIEFKHDDVYITLLHSRLSIIDLETRANQPFSIGDYTIVYNGEIYNYLELRKNMQAKGISFFTESDTEVLLRYFIMYGERCVDYFQGMWAFAILDRKNRMIFLSRDRFAEKPLYYAEDGSGIYFASEIKYLKTLSGKRFDINNNQVLRYLVNGYKALYKSDETFFREINEVPYATNLKIDYDCKYEKKRYWRPQLQVEPGMTFAEAAEGVKERLIESVRLRLRADVPLAFCLSGGVDSASLASIASRVFGYKVVSFSIVDDDERYNEYSNIMATVDDLKCDHTIIKVSRDSFLERLSMLIDYHDSPISTISYYVHSFLSESIAEQGFRVAVSGTAADELFTGYYDHFNLHLYEMRLRDDYQSYLNDWKLNISEIVRNPYLQDPELYFNHPERREHIYLNNDVFAGFLRTGFNELFTENHYCDELLRNRMMNELFHEAIPVILHEDDLNSMYYSIENRSPYLDTDLCKFAYSIPTDLLIRKGYGKFILREAVKGILNEKVRTDRKKIGFNASINSLIDFDSAEQRRYLLDDSPVFDIIEKERIEEAMNINPMPNSYSKFMFNFINTKIFVEKNS; this is encoded by the coding sequence ATGTGTGGCATAGCGGGTTTTGTTGGAGGACGGAAAATCGGGGAAGAAGCCGTAGTCAGAACCCTTTCAGTCATGAAAAACCGTGGTCCGGACAATCAGAGTTATATCGAGTTCAAACACGACGATGTCTATATCACCTTACTACACTCGCGTCTTAGCATCATTGACCTTGAGACAAGGGCAAATCAACCATTTTCCATAGGCGACTACACTATTGTTTATAACGGTGAAATATACAATTATCTGGAGCTCCGGAAGAATATGCAGGCAAAGGGTATTTCGTTTTTTACCGAATCGGATACAGAGGTCTTGTTAAGGTATTTCATTATGTACGGCGAACGATGTGTCGATTATTTCCAGGGTATGTGGGCATTTGCTATTTTGGACAGAAAGAACCGCATGATTTTTTTGTCGAGGGATCGATTTGCAGAGAAGCCCTTATACTATGCGGAGGATGGTTCCGGAATCTATTTTGCCTCCGAGATTAAATACTTGAAAACGCTATCCGGGAAGCGGTTTGACATCAATAACAATCAGGTATTGAGGTACCTGGTAAATGGATATAAGGCTTTATACAAAAGCGATGAGACGTTCTTTCGAGAGATAAATGAAGTTCCCTATGCGACCAATTTGAAGATCGACTACGATTGCAAATATGAGAAGAAGCGCTACTGGCGTCCACAGTTGCAGGTTGAGCCAGGGATGACATTCGCTGAGGCAGCGGAAGGGGTAAAGGAGCGTCTGATTGAGAGCGTGCGACTGCGTTTGCGCGCCGATGTCCCCTTGGCTTTTTGTTTGAGCGGAGGGGTGGACTCGGCGTCGCTCGCATCAATTGCATCAAGAGTTTTTGGGTACAAGGTGGTTTCCTTTTCGATCGTGGATGACGATGAGAGATACAATGAATACAGTAATATAATGGCGACAGTAGACGATTTGAAATGTGATCATACTATCATCAAAGTGTCACGGGATAGTTTTCTTGAAAGACTTTCGATGTTGATCGATTACCATGACTCGCCGATCTCGACTATCTCATATTATGTGCATTCGTTTCTTTCGGAGTCCATCGCAGAGCAGGGTTTTCGGGTAGCCGTATCCGGCACAGCCGCGGATGAACTTTTTACCGGGTACTATGATCATTTCAATCTCCATCTTTACGAAATGAGATTGCGCGATGACTACCAATCGTACCTTAACGATTGGAAACTAAATATCAGTGAAATAGTCCGGAATCCATATTTGCAGGACCCGGAACTCTACTTTAATCATCCCGAAAGACGAGAGCATATTTATTTGAACAACGATGTATTTGCCGGTTTCCTAAGAACTGGTTTCAATGAACTTTTTACTGAAAATCACTATTGCGATGAACTATTGAGAAATCGAATGATGAATGAACTGTTCCACGAAGCTATACCCGTCATTTTGCATGAAGATGATCTTAACTCGATGTACTATTCCATCGAAAATAGAAGCCCTTATCTCGACACTGATCTATGTAAGTTCGCCTATTCAATACCGACTGATCTTCTTATCAGGAAAGGGTACGGAAAATTTATTCTCCGGGAAGCGGTAAAAGGTATTTTGAACGAAAAGGTACGAACCGACAGAAAGAAGATCGGATTTAATGCGTCGATTAACTCTCTGATAGATTTTGATTCGGCTGAACAGAGACGGTATCTGTTGGACGATAGTCCCGTCTTCGACATTATTGAGAAAGAGAGGATCGAAGAGGCCATGAATATAAATCCCATGCCGAATAGTTACAGCAAATTCATGTTCAATTTCATTAACACAAAGATATTCGTCGAGAAGAATTCATAG
- a CDS encoding MarR family EPS-associated transcriptional regulator, translating into MNEAQFRTLRELSEGGTISQRDLSKKVGLSLGSVNYIMKEFIKRGYVKAQRFKNSHNKAAYIYVLTPEGINVRIKQTQYFLQIKLEEYEKLRCEIDELREEEKNLDSFSTTGR; encoded by the coding sequence ATGAACGAAGCCCAATTTAGAACGCTCCGAGAACTGTCCGAAGGGGGAACCATTTCCCAGCGAGACCTCTCCAAGAAGGTCGGCTTAAGCTTAGGCAGCGTCAATTATATCATGAAGGAATTTATTAAGAGAGGCTACGTAAAAGCGCAAAGGTTCAAGAACTCGCATAATAAAGCAGCCTATATTTATGTACTCACACCAGAGGGTATCAATGTGCGCATCAAGCAGACACAATATTTCCTTCAAATCAAATTGGAAGAATACGAGAAACTAAGATGTGAAATTGATGAACTACGAGAAGAGGAGAAGAATCTTGATTCTTTCTCGACAACTGGACGATGA
- a CDS encoding DegT/DnrJ/EryC1/StrS family aminotransferase — MKRVLPFARPAIGESERKAVADVLDGPILVHGPKAKEFESSFADYTGSPYAVSVSSCTAALHLSYFYLGLQEKDEVIVPAMTHVATAHAVELCGAKPIFVDAEKNTGNIDTDLIEPVITNRTRAISVVHYLGMPVNMEKIKALAEKYGLFVVEDCALAVGTYFKGVHAGLHGDTGCFSFYPVKHMTTAEGGMLISKKAQIVERIQRQKAFGVDRTPSERSIPGVYDVTMLGFNYRMNEIEAAIGIEQVKRLNGFLEKRKENYEALAKGLQEIDEIELFQSSGGDYQSSYYCQSALLKRITQGKRYEVVKNLNNSGVGTSIYYPRPVPYFSYYRDKYGYNGNEFKVAAWISDSSIALPVGPHLNLDDMDYIIEQMKNAIMEVKKHG; from the coding sequence ATGAAAAGGGTACTTCCGTTTGCAAGGCCGGCGATAGGAGAGAGCGAGAGAAAAGCGGTCGCTGATGTTCTTGATGGGCCTATTCTTGTACATGGGCCTAAAGCCAAGGAGTTTGAGTCTTCATTTGCCGACTATACAGGGTCTCCATACGCGGTTTCTGTATCTTCCTGCACAGCGGCCCTCCATCTTTCCTATTTTTATCTGGGTCTTCAGGAAAAAGATGAAGTGATTGTTCCGGCCATGACACATGTGGCAACGGCCCACGCAGTGGAATTATGCGGGGCGAAACCGATCTTCGTAGACGCTGAGAAGAATACGGGCAATATCGATACGGATCTCATTGAGCCTGTCATAACGAACCGTACCAGGGCTATTTCTGTTGTCCACTACCTGGGAATGCCGGTTAATATGGAGAAGATTAAGGCGCTTGCGGAGAAATATGGGCTATTTGTGGTAGAAGATTGCGCGCTTGCAGTCGGTACATACTTTAAGGGTGTTCACGCAGGTCTGCACGGTGACACAGGATGTTTCTCTTTTTACCCCGTCAAGCACATGACTACGGCGGAAGGAGGCATGCTTATCAGCAAGAAAGCGCAGATAGTTGAGCGCATACAGAGACAGAAAGCGTTTGGTGTCGATCGAACGCCTTCTGAAAGAAGCATACCCGGTGTATACGATGTGACTATGCTTGGATTTAACTATCGGATGAACGAAATAGAAGCGGCTATAGGTATAGAGCAAGTCAAACGGTTGAACGGTTTCTTAGAAAAACGCAAAGAGAATTATGAGGCCCTTGCAAAGGGCCTGCAAGAGATTGATGAAATCGAACTGTTTCAGTCGAGTGGAGGTGATTACCAGAGTAGCTACTATTGCCAGTCAGCTCTTCTGAAGAGAATCACGCAGGGCAAGAGGTATGAGGTCGTCAAAAACCTTAATAACAGCGGCGTCGGAACAAGTATATATTATCCGAGGCCGGTCCCATATTTTTCATATTATCGGGATAAGTACGGATATAACGGGAATGAATTTAAGGTGGCCGCCTGGATCAGCGACAGCTCCATTGCGTTGCCTGTCGGCCCTCATTTGAACCTCGACGATATGGATTATATTATTGAACAAATGAAAAACGCGATCATGGAGGTCAAGAAACATGGGTGA
- a CDS encoding N-acetylneuraminate synthase family protein — translation MRIGNIDLNEEILVVAEIGNNHEGSYTLAEELIGLASEAGAKAVKFQTYVTEKFVSPLETQRIDQLKRFGLSYTQFEKLKRVADRENIIFLSTPLDVESAVFLDRLVPAFKISSADNDFFPMIECIANTGKPIIVSSGMTNLMEIGRTKEFILSVWEKNGVDADNLAVLHCVSSYPTDLYNANLSFINDLRRISSTVGYSDHTIGIEAALLSVAMGARIIEKHFTVDKKYSAFRDHSISSDPKELKELVQGIKHIEAIVGNRKKHLLDCESSVANAARRSISAKQDISIGKRIELNDITWLRPGGGLRVGEERKVIGKVATRKIKAGQQIRLDDLQETEKD, via the coding sequence ATGAGAATAGGTAATATAGATCTTAACGAAGAAATACTTGTTGTTGCGGAGATCGGCAACAACCATGAAGGAAGCTATACCCTGGCTGAAGAATTGATTGGTCTCGCCTCTGAAGCTGGCGCCAAGGCGGTTAAATTTCAGACCTATGTAACTGAGAAATTCGTCTCTCCTCTTGAGACGCAAAGAATAGACCAACTCAAGAGATTCGGATTGAGTTACACCCAATTTGAAAAGTTGAAACGGGTGGCAGATAGAGAGAATATCATATTTCTTTCTACTCCTCTTGATGTTGAGAGTGCCGTTTTCTTGGACCGGTTAGTGCCAGCGTTCAAAATTTCATCCGCCGATAACGACTTTTTTCCCATGATCGAATGTATTGCAAATACGGGAAAGCCGATAATCGTGTCTTCGGGAATGACGAACCTTATGGAGATCGGAAGAACGAAGGAATTCATTCTTAGCGTATGGGAGAAGAACGGGGTTGATGCTGATAACCTGGCGGTCCTTCATTGCGTGTCAAGCTATCCGACCGACCTTTATAACGCAAATCTTTCCTTCATCAACGACCTAAGAAGGATCAGCTCTACGGTGGGTTACTCGGACCATACTATAGGTATCGAGGCCGCTCTTTTATCAGTAGCGATGGGGGCGAGAATTATCGAGAAGCATTTCACCGTTGACAAGAAATACTCAGCTTTTCGTGACCATTCAATTTCATCTGATCCGAAAGAATTGAAGGAACTTGTGCAAGGAATCAAGCATATTGAAGCAATCGTTGGCAACAGGAAGAAACACTTATTAGATTGCGAAAGCAGCGTCGCTAACGCAGCAAGAAGATCGATCTCTGCCAAACAGGACATATCAATCGGGAAGCGGATTGAACTCAATGACATCACGTGGCTTCGGCCTGGCGGAGGACTTCGGGTTGGTGAAGAACGGAAGGTAATCGGCAAGGTCGCGACAAGAAAGATCAAGGCAGGTCAACAAATAAGACTTGATGATCTGCAAGAAACAGAGAAGGATTGA
- a CDS encoding GNAT family N-acetyltransferase gives MAVDNSSFLRRDLWLTEMLGYDVFRLEIDDSIFTKMKRVESEERRAIRSMRERNAMVYCKIKPIHLEIADFLFDFGFRLVDTNLTMKVKLTDGLGEGNFDGIRLAVMEDEDDVAQLAKRSFSFSRFHLDPAIRCEYADNLKSEWARNFFRGKRGDAMVVATENSGVVAFLQLVYADSEMVIDLIAVDAAHRGEGIAKKIIRYAIAQGKAFESMKVGTQIANLVSIRLYESLGFTIHTFEHVLHFHNHQ, from the coding sequence ATGGCGGTAGACAACTCGTCATTTCTGAGAAGAGATCTTTGGCTGACTGAAATGCTTGGGTATGACGTGTTTCGTTTAGAGATTGACGACAGCATTTTTACGAAAATGAAACGTGTTGAATCCGAAGAACGTCGGGCGATTCGTTCAATGCGAGAAAGAAACGCAATGGTTTACTGCAAAATAAAACCGATACATTTAGAAATAGCAGATTTCCTGTTTGATTTTGGATTTAGACTCGTTGATACGAATTTGACAATGAAAGTGAAATTGACAGACGGGCTTGGAGAAGGAAATTTCGACGGCATTCGACTTGCGGTTATGGAAGATGAAGACGATGTGGCACAGCTGGCAAAAAGATCATTTTCGTTCAGTCGATTTCACTTGGATCCGGCTATACGTTGCGAGTATGCAGATAATCTAAAGAGTGAGTGGGCACGAAACTTCTTTCGCGGTAAACGGGGCGATGCAATGGTTGTCGCCACGGAGAATAGCGGGGTGGTTGCTTTTCTCCAGCTGGTTTACGCAGATAGCGAAATGGTAATCGACCTGATAGCAGTTGACGCTGCGCATCGAGGCGAAGGCATAGCAAAGAAAATCATTAGATACGCAATAGCGCAGGGCAAGGCATTTGAGAGCATGAAAGTGGGCACCCAGATTGCCAATCTAGTGTCGATTAGATTGTATGAGAGCCTGGGCTTTACGATCCACACCTTTGAACACGTCCTTCATTTCCATAATCACCAATAA